In Glycine max cultivar Williams 82 chromosome 10, Glycine_max_v4.0, whole genome shotgun sequence, the DNA window cAGAAACACATTTTAAGTTTTGGAGACATGTTATAATAATGTGAGAGATTGCTAACTCGTTCAAAAGTAATGATGGttccttatttatatattttattttaatataagattatttttaatgaaaatgtaCAACTTAAATTATTTCCAACAACATGTTATAAGGAATTATCTTGAAAAATGAATCTAAGGTTTCAATCTCATTGGATAGAGTCTCACAAGTTTCTTTTCAATACACTCTACATGAAGGCAACTCGTGCGGATTGGCTTGCCAAGCATGGATCATCTCATGATGAagctttttaatttgaaatacttATCCACAGATTATTTTAGCCGATGCTGTGGGGATTATGAGGATTCGCGTTTAGTTTTgtctttgtttgttttttgttgttctttattttttttaaagcgcaaaaaacataattgttgtataagagaaaaaaagaatttttctaaaataattgtcattttaatttttttaataatataatattaattatttttttacttatatcatttataatattaatgataaataataaaatttataaataaaataaggatgGTATATGaagttatttttgtaaaattactaaTCTTTTcatgtaaaatatgtttaatgaaattatgtGTATTTTTCATGCAAAATTTATgtcatttatataatttcattattaagaaaaagaatatattatcaaatgtataattttaatgaaattatgtgtcttggtgaaaaaaaagaaagattgtatctattttttatgcaaaatatgttttcatcttcaaatattgtatataagtaaaattaagtTGGATCTTCTTTAAGCAAAGTATAAAGAGATGATGGTGGTAGTGACAACAAcgataataacaataattgtaACAATAAAGGTGATGACAATCAAGATGAGGGTCATGTCTAAAGAATATGAGgcctaagataaaaaaaagaattgaggtgaaaaataattcatcaattaattttagtatttctTCACTCTTGATAGATAAGTTGctaatttatttaatctattttgtaatattattatttttagcaagtttaatttgaaagtttttttttctatagttgaAACTACGGTTGCATGTAGTGTTCAATAAGCTCgctaaatcttaaaaaaataagattaatataatatttttcaatttattttcacctaaaattttagatttttggatgcaaaataataaaaaaaccagtttcatgtaataaaaattgttcaaattaaatcccaatgataaaattattattagctttaattaaattatcttaaaaatggTAAACTTATCTTTAAAAGAGTACATTCAATTATTAGTTTTAACTGCTGTATTATTTAATGCAGTTAAATAATCAATAGTAGGtctttccattaaaaaaaaaaaagaagcaatagGACAATACAAAgtgcacaatttttttagttatctaTTAATTAATGAGTGATATTCTAATAAACATGtagtatattaattatatatatatatatatatatatatatatatatatatatatatatatataattagagcctattcataaaagaaaaacaaaattagagaCATAAGACAATTGTCTTAAGTGTTTTGTGGGTTACACGCCCCTTACTCTTTAAtgataattgagatattttattaagatataatttatttgttgagttacttaaaaatttaatgattatattaaattttaatttcacctatttattatttttaatcatgatctaattattattgttattaattattttcatattttaaaaaagaatattttcacATGAATGAATCGTATTTTTGTCATTTGTCAAACAATTTTAActttaaagtatattttaaacTCTACTCAAATCAAAATGCTacctaaatataaaaatatatttaaattactttaaaatatatattatgtgaTAATTAATCATCTAATTAAGTATGAGTTTACAAGGAAATATTTTAGCCGAATCCCAAATTCCTTTTCTTAAGTATATAAAAGGCTAACAGCTATTCAGTGAGACATGCGAATTAAGAAAGTTGTTAGGGAATACTGATCagtgataatattatttatttttttacaaactgaTGACCGATGAGTGATGATCATGCACTAATGGTCACTTGATAAACATTTATTAACCGTTGATTTTTATCAAGTGCAGGACTGAAGCTAGTTGCTGAttagaaaacaattaaaattatgagaaaaaaaaagttatgtactaaaatataaaatttttacgTAATTATTCAATCacactattatatataataaatttattaacttttaaaataattatcttaaattaattaaaataataatttaataatttatgtttaaatgattatataaaatttaattgtaccAACAAAAGTTTAAGCCCCGTCAGTCCCAATTACAGATCCCAAATTTCCAAATTTGGAAAGCACcatagaaaattttaactaaattcaTAATTATGTAGTATATTATAAACTATTATACATGGAATATACAATTGGGTTAATCGGTGGCCTGCAAGTATTTGatagcaattaaaaaaaattaattgcatGCACTTAAATCTCATCCCACGCTCCAATGTGTGGACCTATTGAATATGACTCCTCTGGCTTAGATGGGAAATCaagataatgtttttatttacgAGAATGGAAAGAGTACTAAACATAAAGAATGCAAATACCAatcatcttatttatttatttatttctaatcaATTTTTGAATGTTCCCGATACTTCCCCGTTAAGCATTTACAAATAATATACCTAGATTTTTGTATATAACTTTGTTTTGCTTTTCCACGTATATCTTTCTTTATAGGTAATTTCGTTTAGACATTGCCAAATAATAAATGTAGGCAATTTGAACTCTCTATTAATAGAAATTTGAACTCTAATTCATCACCTTTTTTTGTGCAAACTAATTTTCCTGATGATCACGTTATAAAAGACTAATTATTTCTACAAAAGTCAACCCAATTCATTAATCATGTATCTTCATAATACGTattgtttcttgttttatgtttatttgatttgggctaataatatatagtaattatattatatatgaaataatatttttatataattttatagagaattaattcattatattaaaagttgaaaatgttattaaacaaaaaatttaaactaaacaatgaagagataaataatattaatgtttttaatgaatatctattttaaaaaattatatcaagacGCCAACACAGTTATGGAGCAAAATAGCAGATAAAATGACAAATCTTatagcacatttttttttattcaagtaaatattttctaattttataaataattacaaaaaatgcttctgtttttattttatttttcttttaaaaatcatataaaaaccAAAGACAGGTAagcttttattattttcattattctcattaatatttgaaaaggaaaaaaataaagataatataaatttagtttCTCTTACTAAACCGtttaaacttctttttattatttaataaagaattaatgagtaatttgtttaagctttttttttttaaataaaaataaatatttttctgtttttgatgTGTTTGTCTGAATGTTTTGTAAAAcaaattttgacatttttttaagaaacaaattttaactatttcttataaaaaaattagtttttttttttaaaaaaaacattttttaaaattctttcaataaattttaactaactgGGTCAATATTGTATGGGGCGGGGTCTTACTCTCCTGTCTTATTCCATGTTGCCGTGGCAATATGTTTACCCTTAGTGGTGAATGGTGATGATTCAGCTTCTACTAGTAGCAGCCTAACATGGACGGTGGCATCTGATTTGGACGCAAAAGACATTAAAGTAATAGCTTATGAATGGTCCTAACTCCTAAATCTTTTATCGTAATCATAGACCCAATTGGtgattatatatgaaaaaaatcgtgttggaataaaaatatttatgtttatatgTTCATTGATatctgataaaaaataattattattactattatttttgataaaaataatttcaaactaataagatgataaaaaaaaatataaaatatagttatATTCCATCATAGTTAAACGAATAAACCTCATCTTTACCGCTATATGCCTCCTTTTTTCCCTTGGCATGAAAGTCTCATACCAAATAGCATAAACTGATCCCATTCCtttgaatcaattttatatgGTTGGAAATAGTGCCCCCAGCAATTTACTTTTCTTCAAGTGGAGCACGTAGAGATAACACATTGTCAACATGCATTGGAGCATATATTTAATACTGTATGAAAAATGGAGCAATTATAGCACAGAAAGTGACTGAAAAATTAACGTTTGATGACTAATGTCGAATTctaacaattgaaaaatgacgATGCTCACCACCTCAGAAATTTTTGTCACCTCGCACATTATGCTTAGTGGTGGGTCCTCCTACAAAATTCATATACACGTACAAATAGATTTTGTGAGCCACGACCATTTCGTGCTGCAGAGGTATTACATTCAAACACTCTAGTTTACTTTTGGGTACATGTATTGTTTCGTTTAGTTTCATCCCACTCAacgtatttgttttttttttcaccgtTCACTAATGTCTTGTTAATGTGTGGAAAGTCTACTAGATATTATCTTATTCTAAGTAAGTTTATGTGGTTCACATTGTTAGGCATGTTCCACGCAATGAATTTAACATAACCCATGAAATGACTAATAACTGCTAacttgctaatttttttttttttttttaaatcaggcAGATTCATGTGGAGGGTATCTAACTATAAATTTGAGAGTTGGGTTTTGTCAGTTCAGTACTACTCTTTTGAGCTACTTGATCGGTGGTGTATTTGGTGTGTTGATGTTTTATTAAACTTTTGTACTCTTGCTTTGAAACTAGTTGGTTAGGCAAgttttagttttctattttatttcagacTTTTCAGGTGCTCATATTCTTATGATGATCATCAAACTGCAAATATAGTGAGCCCATTAAGCTATTACTGAAATTTGTTGCAGATTTGAAATTCTTCTAAGATGGATACTTCTTATAGGACTGGTGGAGTCAAGTACGAGTGCTTGCTTTTTGGTATGATTGGTGCAACTCAATAACATTtctgctttttttatttaacttcctTTGGCTCAGTTTTATGTGGTATTGTTTGAGAATTAGAAGACATTAAGACAaaccaaaagaaagaaacagaaggaaataaggaattcattatgcaattctctgtttcaaatgaaaaaaaaaattgggactAATTTCTGATTCCAAATGTTGgtcacagatatggatgacactCTTTACCCATTGAGCTTAGGTCTCAATTTGTTTTGTCGCAAGAACATACAAGGTACATATATTCTAGTGTTTAGGTAAACTCATATGTGATACAAGTACTATTATAGTTGACCCATCTTTTTTGCAGAGTATATGTTAGAACTCTTGCATATTGAAGAGAGTGAAGTGCCAAAAATGTGTTTGGATTTGTATAGGGAATACGGGACAACTATGGCAGGATTAAAGGTATGAAGATTTGGTATTgctctcatttttctcttcatcaTACTTCTGAAATGCTGATTCACTGTCAATGATATTATCCCAGTGAGTTTATATAATTTGAAGAGAAATCCTTTTTTCTACTCTTGTTTTCTACAActagaaagagaaaaacaatTGAAAGATAAGAAACATGATGTGACGGAaagagatagaaagaaaaaaaatgagttataagaaaaatgttgaaagaacgaaataactttaatttgattttataatttcctcTCAGGTCCTTGGTTATGAGTTTGACAATGACGAGTTTCATGCTTACGTGCATGGAAGGTTACCATACGAGAAACTGAAGCCTGATCCAGTATTAAGGAACCTTCTGCTTTCCATGCCTCAGCGTAAAATAGTATGTCAGGGAAATGTCAAACCTTCTACATAAATTTGCACAGTGAGGAGCATTCCACAATATTCTTTGACTTGAAAATGTTATTTGCAGATATTCACCAATGCAGATCATGCACATGCAGTTAAAGTTCTCAACAGATTGGGTTTGGAAGATTGTTTTGAGGGCATCATATGCTTTGAAACGCTTAATCCTCCCAAACAAATCAATTGCATGGATGTACCAAATGATAATCATGTGCTCACAGATTTAACAGAAAATGGATGTTTCAATTCCCACCCACAAATCCTCTGTAAACCATCTGTGGAAGCCTTTGAAGCTGCTATTCGGATTGCTAATGTGGATCCAAAGAAAACAGTAAGATTGATTACTTTCCTAGAAAGTGACATGGGAAGATTACTTCTTTTATGTGGTTATTTAGACATGTTTTGGCCCTTTGTTTTTAAAACTCTTGGAATCAATTCATAATAGTTCTCTTCTATGTCCTGCAGATTTTCTTTGATGACAGTGTTAGAAATGTTGAAAGTGCAAAAATAACTGGACTTAACACTGTTTTAGTAAGATACAATTTGCTATCTATGCATTTTATGAGAAgatataagaaattaataacaC includes these proteins:
- the LOC100814291 gene encoding uncharacterized protein isoform X1, whose translation is MDTSYRTGGVKYECLLFDMDDTLYPLSLGLNLFCRKNIQEYMLELLHIEESEVPKMCLDLYREYGTTMAGLKVLGYEFDNDEFHAYVHGRLPYEKLKPDPVLRNLLLSMPQRKIIFTNADHAHAVKVLNRLGLEDCFEGIICFETLNPPKQINCMDVPNDNHVLTDLTENGCFNSHPQILCKPSVEAFEAAIRIANVDPKKTIFFDDSVRNVESAKITGLNTVLVGHSDLVPGADHALNSIHNIKEALPEIWEIEDGNQQQKIQPPTVETMVLA
- the LOC100814291 gene encoding uncharacterized protein isoform X2, which translates into the protein MDTSYRTGGVKYECLLFDMDDTLYPLSLGLNLFCRKNIQEYMLELLHIEESEVPKMCLDLYREYGTTMAGLKVLGYEFDNDEFHAYVHGRLPYEKLKPDPVLRNLLLSMPQRKIIFTNADHAHAVKVLNRLGLEDCFEGIICFETLNPPKQINCMDVPNDNHVLTDLTENGCFNSHPQILCKPSVEAFEAAIRIANVDPKKTVGHSDLVPGADHALNSIHNIKEALPEIWEIEDGNQQQKIQPPTVETMVLA